A window of the Gossypium hirsutum isolate 1008001.06 chromosome A03, Gossypium_hirsutum_v2.1, whole genome shotgun sequence genome harbors these coding sequences:
- the LOC107886426 gene encoding uncharacterized protein, which translates to MESTQDIELINQAIQKLLEGTTVKDISENDNDHLLSRLFCQLESLKENNNLKQSEVEELNFPRAKDDKAEAKSENGSGRGGMGVEELVKELKAIKKQNTITHGLLSVMIVVTLFWQVSEASLLLQVKNGLTHPFKSVGSWLVTLLKGRAKPTQQHCNHLVDASASPPSLQLPEFPHLGSSGEGH; encoded by the exons ATGGAATCAACTCAAGATATTGAGCTTATCAATCAGGCAATCCAGAAACTCTTAGAAGGTACCACAGTAAAAGATATCTCTGAAAACGATAATGACCACCTCCTCTCCAGATTGTTCTGTCAG TTAGAATcattaaaagaaaataacaacCTGAAGCAATCTGAAGTTGAGGAGTTAAATTTTCCAAGGGCTAAAGATGATAAAGCAGAGGCAAAAAGTGAAAATGGCAGTGGACGTGGGGGAATGGGTGTTGAAGAATTGGTGAAAGAGCTTAAAGCAATAAAGAAGCAGAATACCATAACCCATGGCCTTCTTTCGGTGATGATTGTCGTCACTTTGTTCTGGCAAGTCTCTGAAGCATCACTCCTCCTCCAGGTTAAAAATGGTCTCACTCACCCTTTCAAATCTGTTGGAAGTTGGCTTGTTACACTGCTCAAAGGTCGAGccaaacctacacaacaacattGTAATCACCTTGTTGATGCTTCAGCTTCACCTCCCTCTCTTCAACTTCCCGAGTTCCCACATCTGGGATCCAGCGGTGAAGGACACTGA